One Besnoitia besnoiti strain Bb-Ger1 chromosome VIII, whole genome shotgun sequence DNA segment encodes these proteins:
- a CDS encoding ribulose 5-phosphate isomerase (encoded by transcript BESB_082150), with translation MSAQDQAKQAVGYFAVDTYVKSGMRLGLGTGTTAKFVVDRIGQKMKEGTLKDILCVPTSEATRKQAEALGIPLTTLDSIDGRLDVAIDGADEILPPALGLVKGRGGALLREKIVAAASKTFIVAADGSKLVENGIGSTGAMPVEVTAFSSSYTKRVIANLPVVRRHGGRAEFRRRAGVSSSSGEELKEEDRFVTDNGNYIVDLYFTEIVKDPQELETELKKVAGVVETGLFLGLASACLIGKPDGSVQTMTAQRA, from the exons ATGAGCGCGCAAGACCAGGCAAAACAAGCCGTG gGCTACTTCGCCGTTGACACGTACGTGAAGAGCGGCATGCGGCTCGGGCTGGGCACGGGGACTACGGCGAAGTTCGTCGTGGATCGCATCGGCCAGAAGATGAAGGAGGGGACTCTGAAGGACATTCTCTGCGTTCCGACAAGCGAGGCAACCAGGAAGCAG GCGGAGGCCCTGGGCATTCCGCTGACGACTCTGGACAGCATCGACGGCCGGCTGGACGTGGCGATCGACGGCGCGGACGAAAttctgccgcccgcgctggGGCTCGTGaaggggcgcggcggcgccctcctccgcgagaaaatcgtcgcggctgcttccAAGACCTTCATCGTG GCCGCAGACGGAAGCAAGCTTGTCGAGAACGGCATTGGCTCCACAGGCGCGATGCCGGTGGAGGTCACGGCGTTCTCGAGTTCCTACACTAAGCGCGTCATTGCGAATTTGCCGGTCGTCCGGcgccacggcggccgcgcggagtTCCGGCGCAGAGCCGGCGTGAGCtcgagcagcggcgaggagttGAAAGAGGAAGATCGGTTCGTCACAGACAACGGCAACTACATCGTAGATCTTTACTTCACCGAAATCGTGAAGGACCCTCAGGAGCTTGAAACAGAACTCAAGAAG GTTGCCGGCGTGGTGGAGACGGGCCTCTTCCtgggcctcgcctccgcgtgttTGATTGGCAAGCCAGATGGATCAGTACAGACGATGACGGCGCAGCGTGCGTGA